From one Lotus japonicus ecotype B-129 chromosome 3, LjGifu_v1.2 genomic stretch:
- the LOC130746016 gene encoding photosystem II 5 kDa protein, chloroplastic-like, with protein sequence MASFTMTASILGSPVLTSRSAVATQRRFVVNAAATRAVEGDNKVNEEGSNNGRRNLMFVSAAAAVCSVAGIALADEPKNGSPEAKKKYAPVCVTMPTARVCRKGPPT encoded by the coding sequence ATGGCATCATTCACCATGACAGCCTCAATCCTTGGCTCCCCAGTCCTTACCAGCCGGTCTGCAGTTGCAACACAGAGGAGATTCGTTGTCAATGCTGCTGCTACCAGAGCAGTTGAAGGGGACAACAAGGTGAATGAAGAGGGTAGCAACAATGGAAGGAGGAACTTGATGTTTGTTTCTGCAGCTGCTGCTGTTTGCTCTGTTGCTGGGATTGCACTGGCAGATGAACCTAAAAATGGGTCCCCAGAAGCTAAGAAAAAGTATGCTCCTGTTTGTGTCACCATGCCTACTGCTAGGGTGTGCCGCAAAGGGCCTCCAACTTAA